A genome region from Brooklawnia propionicigenes includes the following:
- a CDS encoding recombinase family protein produces the protein MRLLGYTRVTDNRSAAIQLDALTSAGVKSPNIFSDVTTAARETTDRPGMRRLTDNAEEGDTVVVWQVDRLGRSLSEALETVTLLVERGIGVCSLQDGIDPGTVDGRQMLNLLVRLAEYERNVKGERIAAGMAAARESGTRLGRPPVDSVVIRNKIRAVEEARARGMTAGDAAQLVGWSRATFYRHQQEHGSQQ, from the coding sequence GTGAGGCTCCTCGGATACACCCGCGTCACCGACAACCGAAGCGCGGCCATCCAGCTGGACGCACTGACGTCCGCGGGGGTGAAGTCCCCCAACATCTTCTCTGACGTGACCACCGCCGCAAGGGAGACAACCGACCGCCCCGGCATGCGTCGCCTAACGGACAATGCGGAGGAAGGCGACACCGTCGTTGTGTGGCAGGTAGACCGCCTCGGCCGATCGCTAAGCGAGGCTCTTGAAACCGTAACCCTGCTGGTAGAACGGGGCATTGGCGTCTGCTCTCTGCAAGACGGCATCGACCCAGGCACGGTCGACGGCCGCCAGATGCTGAATCTGCTGGTCCGCCTGGCCGAGTATGAACGAAACGTCAAAGGTGAGCGGATCGCGGCGGGTATGGCGGCCGCTCGGGAGTCGGGCACGAGACTCGGCCGACCGCCGGTCGATTCCGTGGTGATCCGTAACAAGATCCGCGCAGTGGAAGAAGCGCGAGCCCGCGGTATGACCGCCGGCGACGCCGCGCAACTGGTGGGATGGAGCCGAGCCACCTTCTACAGGCACCAGCAAGAACACGGGTCCCAGCAATGA
- a CDS encoding prepilin peptidase produces the protein MTRDDLILTAALTILGAVIGLAIRSRVATLNYRHDDEAQRPPPGPRWWIPVATAAASGLLAWRFGVERWPLLLPTLPLAWFGPWLSAIDLDVRRLPNRLLAVHGVVVAVGVGGAALISGDLNIAIQAAIGGVVAFVVFWILDRVRPGGFGWGDGKYIPIIGAATAAVSLSVAWWAFLITCLAAVLATPFRRRRTAFPFGPWLAVGALAAIALLG, from the coding sequence ATGACTCGCGACGATCTGATCCTCACCGCTGCCCTCACGATTCTCGGCGCCGTCATCGGCCTAGCCATCAGGTCGCGAGTCGCCACGCTCAACTACCGTCACGATGACGAAGCTCAACGGCCCCCTCCCGGGCCGCGCTGGTGGATCCCCGTCGCAACAGCAGCGGCCAGTGGACTCCTCGCGTGGCGGTTCGGAGTTGAGCGCTGGCCGCTGCTCCTACCCACACTGCCACTCGCTTGGTTCGGTCCATGGTTGTCTGCGATCGACCTCGACGTCCGCCGACTGCCCAATCGCCTTCTTGCCGTCCACGGCGTCGTCGTGGCGGTAGGGGTGGGAGGCGCTGCTCTCATCAGTGGCGATCTCAACATCGCCATCCAAGCCGCCATCGGCGGGGTGGTCGCGTTCGTCGTCTTCTGGATCCTCGACCGGGTCCGGCCCGGCGGTTTCGGTTGGGGTGACGGCAAGTACATCCCGATCATTGGCGCCGCAACCGCAGCGGTCAGCCTTTCCGTCGCGTGGTGGGCGTTCCTGATCACCTGTCTGGCGGCCGTCCTGGCCACCCCGTTCCGTCGCCGGCGAACCGCCTTCCCGTTCGGGCCATGGCTAGCCGTCGGGGCGTTGGCGGCCATCGCGCTGTTGGGATGA
- a CDS encoding type IV secretory system conjugative DNA transfer family protein: MATRFDPAQVGWRIGAGHQPRSGELWCPWDRTAGVIGPQGSGKTLDLLTPALISAPGAAMVTLTKPDDLLLSLPERSKVGRPCVVLDPFGLVPGLPELVWDPIAGCVDRMVSERRAKAFTAGTIHGTSHGSGDAAARFYAAESAKVLMAYFHAAALTGKTLDDLLAWVAKPLSTSQPEEILRRHPHSDPLWAGLLQGALRGDERTSANTITTVQQAMSLFFQDDIRRRCVPTEGRPATNVAEVLRNRGTIYLLGREDPYASASPLMTAVAEHVLDTAIQQANGSQFGRLCPPMLACLDELPSTAPLPTLRTRMANERALGLSFIYAAQTFRQLAAIFGEQEARALVGLTNVLVWFGGSKDVSFNQEVSDLVGRVRVPRSSWQLGGGRGRTIHSEEIPILRPEELRQLPDKQALVIAENARPIIARLHRCIEGRDGRRLLGQQRALREELAAGRAGGRDVEARTAAALVEAQRHGW; encoded by the coding sequence ATGGCCACGCGCTTCGACCCCGCCCAGGTGGGTTGGCGCATCGGCGCCGGTCACCAGCCAAGGTCGGGTGAGTTGTGGTGCCCGTGGGACCGGACCGCCGGCGTCATCGGCCCGCAGGGTTCGGGCAAGACGCTGGACCTGCTGACGCCCGCGCTCATCAGCGCTCCTGGTGCCGCAATGGTCACTCTCACCAAACCCGACGACCTGCTTCTGTCCCTGCCTGAGCGCTCCAAGGTCGGCCGGCCCTGCGTGGTCTTGGATCCGTTCGGTCTCGTTCCAGGCCTCCCCGAGCTGGTGTGGGACCCGATCGCCGGGTGCGTCGACCGCATGGTGTCCGAACGCCGGGCGAAGGCGTTCACGGCAGGAACCATCCATGGGACGAGCCATGGTTCCGGGGATGCAGCGGCCCGGTTCTACGCCGCCGAATCCGCGAAGGTTCTGATGGCGTACTTCCACGCAGCCGCCCTCACCGGCAAGACCCTGGATGACCTGCTGGCGTGGGTGGCCAAGCCGTTGTCCACCTCCCAGCCCGAGGAGATCCTGCGGAGACATCCGCACTCCGATCCCTTGTGGGCCGGGCTTCTGCAAGGGGCGCTGCGCGGTGACGAACGCACGAGCGCGAACACAATCACGACAGTCCAACAGGCCATGTCGCTGTTCTTCCAAGACGACATCCGACGCCGCTGCGTGCCGACGGAAGGGCGACCCGCTACCAACGTCGCCGAGGTGCTCCGCAACCGGGGGACCATCTACCTGTTGGGCCGCGAGGACCCGTACGCGTCGGCGTCCCCGTTGATGACCGCCGTCGCCGAGCATGTCCTCGACACTGCGATCCAACAGGCCAACGGCAGCCAGTTCGGACGCCTGTGCCCGCCCATGCTGGCCTGCCTGGATGAACTGCCCTCCACTGCGCCGCTGCCCACGCTGCGGACCCGGATGGCGAACGAGCGGGCCCTCGGGTTGTCGTTCATCTACGCGGCCCAGACGTTCCGGCAGTTGGCGGCCATCTTCGGCGAACAGGAGGCCCGTGCCCTGGTGGGGCTCACCAACGTGCTCGTGTGGTTCGGCGGCTCAAAGGACGTGTCGTTCAACCAGGAGGTCTCCGACCTCGTCGGACGTGTGCGTGTGCCCCGGTCGTCGTGGCAGTTGGGCGGCGGACGCGGGCGCACGATCCACTCCGAGGAGATCCCGATCCTGCGTCCGGAGGAGCTCCGTCAGCTGCCCGACAAGCAGGCACTCGTCATAGCCGAGAATGCCAGACCGATCATCGCCCGGCTGCATCGGTGCATCGAGGGACGCGATGGCCGACGGCTGCTGGGCCAACAGCGAGCGCTTCGGGAGGAGCTTGCCGCAGGACGTGCCGGGGGCCGTGACGTGGAGGCCCGTACCGCCGCCGCCCTCGTGGAAGCGCAACGTCATGGCTGGTGA
- a CDS encoding helicase-related protein codes for MLGLAATGETGDLLVPGKVVRMRERLWRVDYRDGAVFSATPLDGRDNTPMRFHTRLEDVQPGALPFPDAATVGDAAEQALLLDAYKFSLLHGTAPILGLQRSRAIPTDFQIVPLLMALNAERVRLLVADDVGTGKTVEAGLILSELLARGRARRILLCVPANLRDQWRDTLDTMFHIDATVVAGHLLPALERKLLPGQSVWAAHDVVIASIDYLKTRTEEVLAHQWDALVVDEAHLAAAPHAFAGRSSTDMERHAFVHTAAARCRHLLLLTATPHNGYSDSYHSLFEMLDPTLVTETAFGRKLNRTRARESHVVQRRRADIEAWYGERGTKSPFPARNSDEVIVSLKRSPDLRALIDELTGYTGDLYGASTTSIGKWVAAHLHKRLLSSPAAFRASIDNRLNAIRRQAALDLGDQAARAAADATTDQVFTEDDELDAAHLTARVDLPRNAELDRLNTIKDLAARVTPAKDPKLAELLRLLPERMHAHPNARRVLVFTKFKDTLDYLEKNLSRAVGKAKAGLPDGTRIFTIYGDMNLAQRNATFAEFEATKQAVLVATDCISEGVNLQRACAELIHYELPWNPNRIEQRNGRIDRFQQREPFVGIRTLVLDDALDASLLYLIVQKSEQIRADYGFVPPFLANSDILLYLSDPGTAFRAKLRASGHLQPTLFDESVLLDSDPELARLTEESVADTDVLARVKEESFYGQTGISLTAIEDALNESRQVTGTTDQVERFTLAALRHRHATVTTLGNVHTVTSAPSIVDDVAPAGHRFTFDTGLGVDDPTLDVVDLAHPLLRRLIDLTLDEARLPECRGRVAAHNAVLDTGRAAVLHVLFRYVANADPPVLLEELVPLAQRTSDPGEALDSAPVLSAEPGRGAPFVGDVRDDAAFTLSDSGLEARLDQVAKHRANMLAERHGRLTAAWAEGLADVQPTSHDLVAITLVYPEVAR; via the coding sequence GTGCTTGGATTGGCGGCCACGGGCGAGACTGGTGACCTGCTCGTGCCCGGCAAGGTCGTCCGCATGCGTGAACGCCTATGGCGCGTCGATTACAGGGACGGTGCGGTATTCAGCGCCACCCCCCTCGACGGTCGGGACAACACGCCCATGCGATTCCATACGCGCCTGGAAGACGTGCAGCCGGGCGCGTTGCCGTTCCCGGACGCGGCCACGGTCGGCGACGCGGCTGAACAGGCACTGCTGCTGGACGCGTACAAGTTCTCTCTGCTGCATGGCACCGCGCCTATCCTCGGCCTGCAACGCTCGCGGGCGATCCCGACCGACTTCCAGATCGTGCCGCTGCTGATGGCGTTGAACGCCGAACGGGTGAGGCTCCTCGTCGCCGACGACGTTGGCACGGGCAAGACTGTGGAGGCCGGGCTGATCCTGTCCGAGCTGCTGGCCCGAGGCCGCGCTCGACGCATCCTGTTGTGCGTTCCCGCGAACCTGCGGGACCAGTGGCGGGACACGCTCGACACCATGTTCCACATCGACGCGACCGTGGTCGCCGGCCACCTGCTACCCGCCCTGGAACGGAAACTCCTGCCCGGCCAGAGCGTGTGGGCCGCACATGACGTTGTGATCGCAAGCATCGACTACCTCAAGACCCGCACCGAGGAGGTGCTGGCACATCAGTGGGACGCGCTCGTCGTCGACGAGGCCCACCTTGCCGCGGCCCCACACGCGTTCGCGGGACGGTCGTCCACCGACATGGAGCGGCACGCGTTCGTGCATACCGCTGCCGCCCGGTGTCGGCACTTGCTGCTGCTCACCGCGACCCCGCACAACGGCTACAGCGACTCCTACCACTCCCTCTTCGAGATGCTCGACCCGACTCTGGTGACCGAGACCGCGTTCGGGCGCAAGCTCAACCGCACACGGGCACGCGAGTCCCATGTCGTCCAACGGCGACGCGCCGACATCGAAGCCTGGTACGGCGAGCGCGGCACGAAGTCGCCGTTCCCCGCCCGTAACTCAGATGAAGTGATCGTCTCCCTCAAACGGAGCCCCGACCTGAGGGCCCTCATCGACGAGCTGACCGGCTACACCGGCGACCTGTACGGCGCGTCCACGACCAGCATCGGCAAGTGGGTCGCCGCGCACCTGCACAAGCGGCTGCTGTCCAGCCCCGCCGCGTTCCGCGCCAGCATCGACAACCGGCTGAACGCGATCCGCCGCCAAGCCGCTCTCGACCTCGGCGACCAAGCCGCGCGGGCGGCGGCTGACGCCACCACCGATCAGGTGTTCACCGAGGACGACGAGCTCGACGCCGCACACTTGACCGCCCGCGTCGACCTGCCCCGCAACGCGGAGCTAGACCGCCTCAACACCATCAAGGACCTCGCTGCCCGGGTCACACCGGCAAAGGACCCCAAACTCGCCGAACTCCTGCGGCTCCTCCCAGAGCGCATGCACGCCCACCCGAACGCGCGCCGCGTGCTCGTGTTCACCAAGTTCAAGGACACCCTCGACTACCTGGAGAAGAACCTCTCCCGGGCCGTCGGCAAGGCGAAGGCAGGACTGCCCGACGGCACGCGTATCTTCACCATCTACGGCGACATGAACCTCGCCCAACGCAACGCCACCTTCGCCGAGTTCGAGGCCACGAAGCAGGCAGTGCTCGTGGCCACCGACTGCATCAGCGAAGGCGTGAACCTGCAACGGGCGTGCGCGGAGCTCATCCACTACGAGCTGCCATGGAACCCGAACCGGATCGAGCAGCGCAACGGCCGCATCGACCGGTTCCAGCAGCGCGAGCCGTTCGTCGGGATCCGCACGCTCGTCCTCGACGACGCCCTCGACGCGAGCCTGCTTTACCTGATCGTGCAGAAGTCCGAGCAGATCCGCGCCGACTATGGGTTCGTGCCCCCGTTCCTCGCGAACAGCGACATCCTGTTGTACCTGTCCGACCCCGGCACCGCGTTCCGTGCGAAACTCCGTGCCTCGGGGCACCTGCAGCCGACCCTGTTCGACGAGTCAGTTCTGCTGGATTCGGATCCCGAACTTGCCCGGCTCACGGAGGAGAGCGTCGCAGACACCGACGTGCTCGCACGCGTCAAGGAGGAGTCGTTCTACGGGCAGACTGGCATCTCCCTCACCGCGATCGAGGACGCCCTGAACGAGTCGCGCCAAGTGACCGGCACCACCGACCAGGTCGAGAGGTTCACCCTAGCCGCACTCCGTCACCGGCACGCGACCGTCACCACCCTCGGCAACGTGCACACCGTCACGTCAGCGCCCTCCATCGTGGACGACGTCGCCCCGGCCGGGCACAGGTTCACGTTCGACACCGGCCTCGGCGTGGACGACCCGACCCTCGACGTGGTTGACCTCGCGCACCCGCTCCTGCGCCGGCTCATCGACCTGACGTTAGATGAGGCCCGCCTCCCCGAGTGTCGTGGCCGGGTTGCTGCCCACAACGCCGTCCTCGACACCGGACGGGCGGCCGTCCTGCACGTCCTGTTCCGGTACGTCGCCAACGCGGACCCCCCCGTCTTGCTCGAGGAGCTCGTGCCCCTCGCGCAACGCACCAGCGACCCAGGAGAGGCTTTGGACTCCGCCCCTGTTCTGTCGGCCGAACCTGGACGCGGAGCGCCGTTCGTCGGGGACGTGCGCGACGATGCCGCCTTCACACTCTCCGACTCAGGCCTGGAGGCCCGGCTCGACCAGGTCGCCAAGCATCGCGCGAACATGCTCGCCGAACGGCACGGCCGGCTCACCGCGGCGTGGGCCGAGGGGCTAGCGGACGTGCAACCGACCTCCCACGACCTCGTCGCGATCACCCTCGTCTACCCAGAGGTCGCCCGATGA
- a CDS encoding Eco57I restriction-modification methylase domain-containing protein, whose product MTDVSLIHTSGGLVGDVITDSLRQPTVDGDAKFLADPSTFTGRDGISPTRSQLSADQEAAFRACVALWSAYAAELNGDMEVSRLREKLVLPMLDLFGFRPVYQRAKLHAGDRAWAVSHLGWDGPDAPPVGVVAVADLDARESRARSAHEELQGYLNAATARWGLLTNGRVLRLLRDYHHTRTRGYVEFDLAAMFEAGSYSDFLALWRLCHASRFLPQTAPDSGPSDTESEDGNEGDDTDDGGDTAASDTPEGPDSSLLERLHAKALTAGVAAGKRLQPQVRQAISLLANGLLEGTPGLRDRMTSNPDMGRDLYRELLTVLYRVLFLLFAEQRGMLNGANPLYDETYSVTRLRSTSTTGHAEPRRMDLWEGLKTTFRAFSDEDDAAALGVYPYNGFLFDLTRTPLTTAGRIANTYLTRALQSLTTVTVGGTSMHVDYRNLGVEELGAVYESLLDYTLAVAGTATLDDDNKRVAPGQAYLARISIERADLASFYTPTDLVDLLLTRSLDPLIEQRLADAGDDPQAQVAAILDLKVIDPACGSAAILVGALDRLAYTVAKARSNPHEPLPHDLAHARREVLQSCIYGAEKDPFAAELAKVALWIHCVVPDQPLTFLDHHIVCGDSLVGWPLLKVPTRIENAAFQVTGVKGPFGSRLTRALNDNKAFTAGYGDLFQTDTVELTLTLPDALHGPEQTPAHVRAKSQAFRDWQASPEYAVWKQTADIWTAAHFWTDGDTHAIPTSRAYAAALDGHPDPNTAAVAASILADINPIHWPLAFPEIHARGGFDLVIGNPPWEQYKGEEQPFFRQHLPRIAAMTSETRKKAIADLEHTNPTIYARWKTYQAGQGRLAHFAKSSGRYTRTPNEANTYVLFTELAADSSSNVGLIVKSGIATDASQSPVWKRLLDRGRVREVLDMVNQETSGKRVFPAVAAVERFSVLYLGEPSDSLPRASMLNFGVAEAVTSTPRSWTRTELRTISPRTETLPSTADPAELALALELQDRFPTLDFSERHGENPWNLKYAGLFHSSASKAKGWLLRGPALESAGFRLHTDKHYRHPDGREALPVYEGQMANRWDHRARTFQGFFGKDRYGRKPHIPWVTEEQHADASFEVEPRYWMHAQIARERLDDVVGRGRAMLAMRDIGAVWTNKRSLRVALMEPLPATHTLPVLVTDSAKVLGAAALLNSMTLDFLARIHMPGGHLTPWVLSQCAAPTPSDIPSEVEAVSAALSVTTARLGAFLGRQPTRWDAGERELLDARSDALIAQAYRLTLAEYEVVLNHFKLLEKIEMREVGEYRSKRLRLEAFEEIGGGR is encoded by the coding sequence ATGACCGACGTCAGCCTCATCCACACCAGCGGTGGCCTGGTCGGTGACGTGATCACCGACAGCCTCCGCCAGCCCACCGTCGACGGGGATGCGAAGTTCCTCGCCGACCCGTCCACGTTCACCGGCCGCGACGGGATTTCACCCACCAGATCCCAGCTCTCCGCCGACCAGGAAGCCGCATTCCGGGCGTGTGTCGCCCTCTGGTCCGCATACGCCGCCGAACTCAACGGCGACATGGAGGTGTCCCGCCTTCGCGAGAAGCTCGTCCTGCCCATGCTCGACCTGTTCGGGTTCCGCCCCGTCTACCAGCGCGCGAAACTGCACGCCGGGGACCGGGCATGGGCCGTGTCGCACCTCGGCTGGGACGGCCCCGATGCTCCCCCCGTCGGCGTGGTTGCCGTCGCTGACCTCGACGCGCGCGAGAGCCGTGCCCGCTCCGCCCACGAGGAGCTCCAGGGCTATTTGAACGCCGCCACCGCCAGGTGGGGGCTACTCACCAACGGGCGGGTGCTACGGCTGCTCCGCGACTACCACCACACGCGCACCCGCGGCTACGTCGAGTTCGACCTGGCCGCCATGTTCGAGGCCGGCTCCTACTCCGATTTCCTCGCCCTCTGGCGGCTCTGTCACGCGTCCCGGTTCTTGCCCCAGACAGCGCCCGACTCGGGACCAAGCGACACCGAATCGGAGGACGGGAACGAGGGCGACGACACCGACGACGGCGGCGACACCGCGGCGTCCGACACGCCCGAAGGCCCGGACAGCTCCCTGCTGGAACGGCTCCACGCCAAAGCGCTCACCGCCGGCGTCGCCGCCGGCAAACGGCTCCAACCGCAGGTCCGGCAAGCCATCAGCCTCCTCGCGAACGGCCTACTCGAAGGGACGCCGGGCCTGCGGGACCGGATGACCTCGAACCCCGACATGGGCCGCGACCTGTACCGAGAACTGCTCACCGTGCTCTACCGGGTGCTGTTCCTCCTGTTCGCCGAACAACGCGGCATGCTCAACGGCGCCAACCCGCTCTACGACGAGACCTACAGCGTCACCCGGCTCCGCTCCACCTCCACGACCGGCCACGCCGAACCACGCCGCATGGACCTGTGGGAAGGGCTGAAGACCACGTTCCGGGCGTTCTCGGACGAGGACGACGCCGCGGCACTCGGCGTCTACCCGTACAACGGGTTCCTGTTCGATCTGACCCGAACCCCGCTCACCACCGCCGGGCGTATCGCAAACACGTACCTCACCCGAGCGCTGCAATCCCTCACCACCGTCACGGTCGGCGGCACCAGCATGCACGTCGACTACCGCAACCTCGGCGTCGAAGAACTCGGCGCCGTGTACGAGTCCCTGCTCGACTACACCCTCGCGGTAGCCGGGACCGCGACCCTGGACGACGACAACAAGAGAGTCGCTCCTGGGCAGGCGTACCTCGCCCGGATCAGCATCGAACGCGCCGACCTCGCCTCGTTCTACACGCCCACTGACCTCGTAGACCTCCTGCTCACCCGCTCGCTCGACCCGCTCATTGAACAGCGGCTCGCGGACGCCGGCGACGACCCGCAGGCGCAGGTGGCCGCCATCCTCGACCTGAAAGTCATCGACCCCGCCTGTGGCTCCGCCGCCATCCTCGTCGGCGCGCTCGACCGGCTCGCCTACACGGTCGCGAAAGCCCGCAGCAACCCCCACGAGCCCCTCCCTCACGACCTCGCGCACGCCCGCCGCGAAGTGCTCCAGTCGTGCATCTATGGCGCGGAGAAGGACCCCTTCGCGGCCGAGCTCGCCAAGGTCGCCCTGTGGATCCACTGCGTCGTCCCCGACCAGCCGCTCACGTTCCTCGACCACCACATCGTCTGTGGTGACAGCCTGGTCGGCTGGCCGCTGCTGAAAGTGCCCACCCGCATCGAAAACGCCGCCTTCCAGGTCACCGGGGTGAAAGGCCCGTTCGGCAGCCGCCTCACGCGGGCACTCAACGACAACAAGGCATTCACCGCCGGGTACGGGGACCTATTCCAAACCGACACCGTCGAGTTGACCCTGACCCTCCCCGACGCGCTCCACGGACCAGAGCAAACGCCGGCGCATGTCCGCGCCAAGTCGCAGGCATTCCGGGACTGGCAGGCCAGCCCCGAGTACGCCGTCTGGAAACAGACCGCCGACATCTGGACCGCCGCCCACTTCTGGACCGACGGGGACACGCACGCCATCCCGACCAGCCGCGCCTACGCAGCGGCCCTGGACGGCCACCCCGACCCCAACACCGCCGCGGTAGCGGCCAGCATCCTCGCCGACATCAACCCCATCCATTGGCCGCTCGCCTTCCCGGAGATCCACGCCCGGGGCGGCTTCGACCTCGTGATCGGCAACCCACCCTGGGAGCAGTACAAGGGCGAGGAACAACCGTTCTTCCGACAGCACCTGCCGCGTATCGCGGCCATGACCAGCGAGACCCGCAAGAAGGCCATCGCCGACCTCGAACACACCAACCCCACGATTTACGCCCGCTGGAAGACCTACCAGGCGGGACAGGGCAGGCTCGCCCACTTCGCCAAGTCCAGCGGCCGGTACACCCGCACCCCGAACGAGGCGAACACGTACGTCTTGTTCACCGAGCTCGCCGCCGACTCCAGCTCTAACGTCGGACTCATCGTCAAGTCCGGCATCGCCACCGACGCCTCGCAGTCCCCCGTGTGGAAGCGGCTCCTTGACCGGGGCCGCGTCCGCGAGGTCCTCGACATGGTCAACCAAGAGACCTCGGGCAAGCGCGTGTTCCCGGCGGTCGCCGCGGTCGAGCGGTTCTCCGTCCTCTATCTCGGGGAGCCGTCTGACTCCCTGCCGCGCGCGTCGATGCTCAACTTCGGCGTCGCCGAGGCTGTCACGAGCACCCCGAGGTCCTGGACGCGCACTGAACTGCGGACCATCTCGCCACGCACCGAGACGCTACCCTCGACCGCCGACCCGGCCGAGCTCGCCCTCGCTCTCGAGCTGCAGGACAGGTTCCCGACCCTCGACTTCTCCGAGCGCCACGGCGAGAACCCGTGGAACCTCAAATACGCCGGGCTGTTCCACTCGTCGGCATCGAAGGCGAAGGGGTGGCTTCTGCGCGGTCCGGCACTGGAGTCCGCAGGGTTCAGGCTCCACACAGACAAGCACTATCGCCACCCGGACGGGCGCGAGGCGCTCCCGGTCTACGAAGGCCAGATGGCGAACCGGTGGGACCACCGAGCGCGCACGTTCCAGGGGTTCTTTGGGAAGGATCGTTACGGGCGGAAGCCCCACATCCCATGGGTCACCGAGGAGCAGCACGCCGATGCGTCGTTCGAGGTCGAACCGCGCTACTGGATGCACGCGCAGATCGCCCGCGAGCGGCTGGACGATGTCGTAGGACGCGGACGTGCGATGCTCGCGATGAGGGATATCGGGGCTGTGTGGACGAACAAGCGGTCACTGCGGGTCGCGCTCATGGAGCCGTTGCCCGCCACTCACACTCTCCCCGTCCTCGTCACGGACAGCGCCAAGGTCCTCGGAGCGGCCGCGCTGCTCAACTCAATGACCCTCGACTTCCTCGCCCGGATCCATATGCCAGGCGGCCACCTCACTCCCTGGGTGCTGTCCCAATGTGCCGCGCCGACGCCATCGGACATCCCCTCCGAGGTGGAGGCCGTGTCGGCCGCTCTGAGCGTCACGACCGCCCGGCTCGGCGCGTTCCTCGGCCGACAGCCCACCCGATGGGACGCTGGAGAACGAGAGCTCCTCGACGCCCGGTCGGATGCCCTCATCGCGCAGGCGTACAGGCTCACGCTGGCCGAGTATGAGGTGGTCCTGAACCACTTCAAGCTGCTTGAGAAGATCGAGATGCGCGAGGTCGGGGAGTACCGCAGCAAGCGGCTCCGGCTGGAGGCGTTCGAGGAGATCGGAGGGGGTCGCTAA